The Platichthys flesus chromosome 10, fPlaFle2.1, whole genome shotgun sequence genome includes a window with the following:
- the ap5s1 gene encoding AP-5 complex subunit sigma-1 encodes MVRCFLIHTVCPLAAVSAGDSRLLYCRLFAPEDGLLTEQLRELSPEERRLLRGEKAAVVARQVRSAVSLSREASGRPLVEALPGEEALALQDASSGVVRLRAGDPFSEEMSALWLGVQSLGFTLVCEPHENLLLAEGTLRTLTRHCLEHLHMLGPGSEVLLRSNRIDALLSRLLPHGQLLFLNHRFAQSLEKDVAAYMAK; translated from the exons ATGGTGCGATGCTTCCTGATCCACACCGTGTGTCCGCTCGCTGCGGTCTCTGCCGGGGACAGCAGGCTGCTCTACTGCCGCCTCTTCGCTCCGGAGGACGGGCTCCTCACCGAGCAGCTCCGGGAACTCAGCCCGGAGGAGAGGCGCCTTTTGCGGGGGGAGAAGGCCGCGGTGGTGGCGAG gcaGGTGAGGAGCGCTGTGTCCCTGTCCCGCGAGGCCTCGgggcgccccctggtggaggcGCTGCCCGGTGAGGAGGCCCTGGCCCTGCAGGACGCCAGCAGCGGCGTGGTGCGTCTGAGAGCCGGCGACCCGTTCTCTGAGGAGATGAGCGCTCTGTGGCTGGGCGTCCAGAGTCTGGGCTTCACGCTGGTGTGCGAGCCCCACGAGAACCTGCTGCTGGCCGAGGGAACCCTCCGCACCCTGACCCGCCACTGCCTGGAGCACCTGCACATGCTGGGCCCGGGGAGCGAG GTCCTGCTGAGGAGCAACCGCATCGACGCCCTGCTCAGCCGCCTCCTGCCCCACGgccagctcctcttcctcaaccaCCGCTTCGCCCAGAGTCTGGAGAAGGACGTGGCAGCCTACATGGCCAAGTGA